Below is a window of Neofelis nebulosa isolate mNeoNeb1 chromosome 8, mNeoNeb1.pri, whole genome shotgun sequence DNA.
gggagatagagaatcccaagcaggctccatgatgtcagtgcagagcctgatgtggggctcgatctcacgaactatgagatcatgacctgagccgaaatccagagtcggacgcttaacccactgagccacccaggcgccctggatttgtcttattttaaaattcttacaatTCTCAGGATGAGACTGGACTgataaagaaactcattttaactCGTACTGAAAAGCAAGTGGGCATATTTGGGGAGGTGGGGCCGGGGGGACcaagagaggaggagaaaccTAATAAATCCCAACAGCTTAAAACATGGGCCGTGTAGTGCTTTTCCTGCCCTTATGGCAACGGTTCCACATCCTAgtgttctctttctcagaaaagaCCAACTTTGTTAAGTCAGATGATCCGACAGAGCCCTGACAAATGGCTTGTTTCAATGATGTATTTTGTATAAGGAACCAAGCAACACCATCTAACACTCCTAAGAATCATACGGCATTtgtgggaaaatttttaaagtgccAAGTAGGCGTTTCATGAAACAAAAATTCTGGATTTTTCTAGCTGAAAACAAGCGAGCTTGTCCACTGACTTTTAAATCCTTGGATTTCACcgcaggaagcagagaaagggggtgTTCAGGAAGACTAGAGGGCTGGGCTCCGGAGGTGGGCCTGGGGCCCAGGGTCCCCGCTGTCCCGCACACGAGGGAACGGATTCGCCTCGCTGTAAAAAGGTGTGAATGATTCATGGTCTCTTCTGTCTGCGGTTTGCATGTGGGCCTTCTGACATGTACAACTCTTCTTCGAATCATTTCTAGGATACATAATCGATAATTCCCCAGCCCTGAAGAAAACGCCAGAAACAGAGATCCCTGTTTGTGTCAGAGCTGAGGCTGAGACTGTGTTTGGGGAAAATCCCTGTTGCCACTGGGAACCCGCCTTGTGGTCTGAACCAGAGCAGCTCTGAAGGTGTGAAGGGGACAGAAGGGAGAAGGCCCAGAGGCATGCCAGGCCCTGCTGCCGAAGTTCTCTGTCCTGGGCTTTAGTGCATAAGACCATAGGGGACCTTATGGGACACGGCTAGtgggtgaacttttttttttttttttttttttaatatttaattatttggagagagaggacgtgaaagggggaagggtggagacagagggagacagaggatccgaagtggctctgtgctgacggcagagagtccgacgtgggtcttgaacccacgaactgtgagatcatcatgtgagccgaagtcggacacttaaccgacggagcccccctgTTTAGGGTGTTGACACAGTGCAAACTGCTCCTTTTGTTTACTAAAGCTTGTTAAAGTTTCATAAATGGCCGgtagcaaaaacataaaatgagggTCAAAGGATTTTGGAAGGTACAATGTAAGACAGCATCCTGGGCTGGGTAGTTTACTTAATCATATGATTAGGTTGGTATAAAGAGCATGTGGGGGGTCTGGGGGGAGCGCTTGTTTTCGGGGAGGGTGCAGAGCACACACTGTCGCCTCCTACAAGATTCATCGCGGTACAGCAGCACAATTCCAGTACTTTACTGATTTACCTCTGCACGGTACGGGGCCCAAACTATGTGTGTATAGATACCTAGATATAGCTGCTTGCATAAGGAATTTCCGTAGATATACAACCATTTACGGTACACTACCGGATCTTGATTTTTAAGGAAAGCCTCCGGATAATTCTTTGGACAATGGAGAATCTTTCGGGGCAACAATGCACAGTATCAGCTTCACCAGCGCAGGACTGGCATCATCCACCAGCCTGGTGTTACACGCTCAGAGCACCACACTAATACTCTGTAACGCCTGCCTGCACACTGACTCCTCACCTGGGCACCAGAAATCCTGATGGATGGTCTTCTTCTCCCCGTGTGCCGTTGGACGACCGTCTTCTTCTGGCGGGAGGGCGCCCTTGGAGACCACGAGTGGGAGCCCGGCCTTCCGAGCCAGGTCCCTGGCATTCAGAGACACCGGGCCTCCGGGCTGCATCCCGGGGTCCCTCTCGGCCTTCGGTTCCTCAGCCTCCTCTGTGGAGTCAGTGCTCCGGGAGGTCAGGAGCCTCATCCGGGACACGGAGCTCACCTCCTTCATCCTCATCAAGCGGCCGGGGTCTGCTCTCCTAGGGGGCGAAGCCAGTTTCTCTTGTAAACTTTCAATCACTTTGGAAGTGCTTCTGAGCCTCTTTTCTGAGCCTGGCATATTTGGGGTCCTTTCTATAAAATGGAACAGGGTGGACTTGAAGGGTGGCTTTGTCCCCATGTCCTTGGGATTGAAGGACCTGGACTCTTGGGGACTGTACTGAGGCTCGGGGCTGGAGGCCTTGCTGGGGACAGTCCCGTCCGCACCCGAGGGCTCAGCAGCCGGGGCAGCGCGACGGGCGCTGTCCCTTTCCCCTACAAAGAGAGGGCTTTGGGTCCAGCCGCACTTTCTCCTGCCGTAAAAGGCGTCAGGGGACGCTGCGGGGTCATCCAGCTGTGAACCGGACCCAGGCTCCTCCCTGGGGGCCTCCGGCCCGCGGCCACCTCCGTCAGGCTCGGGGTGCTGGTCCTGTCCCGTTCTCCTGGTGCCTGGCAGCAGGGACTCCACGGCCACCTCGATGCCCAGGATCCTCGCAGCCCTTGCTTGAAGGGACTCATTTGGGGGGATTTCTATTGCACTGGCTTCACCTGAAGACGCATCTGACTTCCCGGCGCTCTGCTGCTGTGCCCGCGTCAGTCCCACAGACCTCAAGTCCGGCGCCGAGAGCCCTCGGGGTTTGCTGGCGAGGGCGAGCGGGACCGGCGGGCTCCTCCCCTCCTCGCCACCGGCCTTCCGAGGGGTCGCTGGGCTCAGCTCGGCAGAAATGGGAACACGGGGCAGTGCCTGGCTTCCCGGGGGCTGCCTCAGTGAGGCCGGATCCAACGAGGGCACTGGTTTTGTGTCACCTGACCTGGAGGAAGCCGCTCTCTTCACAGGACCTGGGCTGACGGCTGGCTCGGTGTTCAGGGCGCGCTCCACCTCCTGGTTTCCCTCATCGGCGATCGGGCCTCCGTGTGCCACCACCGCCGCCCCCCGGCCTCCTTCCACCTCCGCGGGGCCCGGGCACTGAGCACGGGCGCCAGGCCAGCCAGGCTTCTGCCCCTCGCTCCAGCTTTCGGACTTACTCTTGGCTCTTCCCGGCCTGGCCCCGGGCTCCTCAACCCTCCACGCCTGGCCGTCTCCCCCGCAGCCCCAGTGCTTGCCCGTGGCCTCAGCACGGCCTTCGGGCTGCCACTCTGTGTCACTGTCCTCGCTGCTGCTGTCGCTGCCGCTAGGActgctctcttcctcttcctgaagCTCCTTGTTAAAACTCTCTAGCTGGCTAATCAAATCCCAGGGACGGCGGCTAACTGGCTTCAGGAGAAACTGACCAAACAGCTGTTTGCTGTTGCACGGGCCGGTGGTCTCCCCCTTCACCACGTCGCCCCTGGGCACGGGGCTGGCTCTGCGGCCACGGCCCTCGGCGCAGGCCTGACTGGGCCCGGCTTTTGAAACAGGTGCCTGGCTTACGCAGGAGGAAGTCCTTGAGAAAGCACTgttgctggaggggctgaggGACATTTGGCCTTTCAGGTGATGAGCACTTGGCCTCTGGTTTCGGTCGCCGGGAGCTAACTCCGTGGGCGCGTGAGCCTCAGAGACGAGAGGGTCTGAGTATTTTGGAGTCAGCACTGCTTTTGGTGAGCCTCCCGGCTTCTGACCGGGGAGGGGCAGCGCGCTTCTGGACTCCTCTGCAAAAGCGGTTTGGGTTTGCTGGTCTCTGTACTGGTGCCCTGGCCACGAGCCAGAATACTTGAGCTCTCTGTGTTGTGCAGGGTGAATGAATCTGAggtcatttgtttgtttgccttcttCTGGTTCCCCCAGATCTTGTTtctggaactctgttctccccaccaTGCTTCCTGTGAGTGCCTGCAGCTCCAGGTCGGTGGAAGACATGCTCAGCAGACTTTGTTCCTGCAAAGCTGCGCTCTTATCAAGCCCATTCCTTTTATCAGTGCCCTGTTTTAAGTCATTGTTGTTCGTATCTATATCTGGCAGATGTGATTCTGATTTAACTGGGAAGGAAACCAAACAAAATACTGTCtcgttcattttcttctttgaactttTCTTGGTCCGAATCCCGGTTTCGAACTTCTTGAGCTTGGTTCGAGTTTCACAGGTACTCTCGCCCTGCGGGCTTGGGGGGGAGGCGAGGCCTTCTGTGTGCCCGCCCTGGCCGCCGTCCAGGGCAGGCCACTGTCCCCCCACGGCACCGTGGGCTCTTTGGTCAGGAGCGCCATTTTCCGCATCCCTGGGGAGCTGGTCCCACAGCCACCAGGGACTGGGATCGGCAGTGGCCGGGCCACTCACACCCCCCGGCGAGGTTCTCACACTCTGTGGGCCCCAAACGGCACCATCTCGTTGACCGTTTCCATGAGCGGGGGCCAGGGCAGTGCTGGGACTAGAGTTGTAGGACTTCTCGTTGGCTGTTGTTTCTTGACAGAAACCCCGGGGGCGGGCCAGTTTGAAATGCCGTATCCGTGGGTCGTCAAAGGGAATATACAGAACGGAGCCATCGTACGCGGTGGTCGGCGGGGGCTGCTGAGGGACCCCGCGAGGAGAGTGTGGGCTTGCACCATACTCATTCCCGGTGCCAGGGGGACCGGCCGGCTCCAACGGATGCTGCTGCTGACGGGGACCACACACGGGCCCAGGCACTGTGTCCTCCACGTAGGGGTTTGCGATGTGCTGGGGCGGCGACCTGTATGATGGCGGAGGCACGTACACGGGAGGCTCCAAACTAGAGTCGGGCGCGCACGGCTCCAGCCGGGGCCCGCTGGGTTTGGTCAAGAGGGAGACGCACAAGTCCGCCTGCTGACTGTCCAGAGAGTCACTGGCCTCCACGCCCGCCCTGGAGTGTTGGTGGGAGTCGTAAGGTGGAGGCTTGAGGGGTCTCCCAAACTTAGGCCGGGGGAAAGGGACCGAGGAACCCCCCTTCTCGGGGTTCCTTTTGGATTCCACATTTGGCGCACAATTTGGGGGATAAAATGGCATTTTAGGAACACCTTGAAAATGTCCATCATTTAATGGGATGGGAATTTCCACGCAAGTCAGGCCCTCGGGGGAAAGAACCCTGGGCAATGACTGGGATTTCCCTTTGCCTTGGGAATTCAGCACATGTTCTCCTCGCACAAATGGGTACAGATCTTGAAACAGTCTCTCCCCATCACCATCAGACATTTGCCTCCCTAGTTTCCTTGGCTGGTTCCAGCTCTCCAGGCTGATATTCTGCCACTTGGCAGGTCCTGCCATTCTCGGCTCTTCTTCCCAAACTGCCTTCTTCATCAcgttctctgtccttcctccaacTTCCCATGGGCCCTCCCTCGTGTGAGCGGGCAGACTGTGGGCTTGGGCCATCCCTCTGACCTCTGGGTCTTCTCGGGCCCTTGGCCCCAGCAAGCCACCGACCTCCTGTCCTTTTCTTCTCCAGGAGGCGTGGTCGTGAGCGGTCTGGGGCTGAGAGGACCACCTCAGCATGGGCTGATGATAAAACCTACAAAACAGAGAGGCGTGGAAGTTATACCAGGGGAAGAACCACACGGAAGAAATGTGGACGTGTCTGCTTCTGAGTCAAACTCAGGTCAGTACTTCTGAAAAGTGTGTTCCTAACCAGAGTACTCACTGACTTTAAAGAAAACACGTCCCAACTAATTATGGTTGGAAGGCAGCCACGTGTTTTGCCACCGAGGGCCTAGGAGTCTCAGCAGCAGCTTCCCACAAGAGCATCAGGCCACTGGTGGCACTTGAGAGATGTCAAGGCCCTTACAAGTTTGAAATGCCCAAGGGAGCAAGGGTAAACTCAAGAGTAGTATTTCTCAAGTGTGGTCATGGGCCACTGGGAGTCCACACCCCACGGAGGCCAGACCACTGAGTTCTCTCAGGAGTAGGTCTGGGAACCTCCTTCTCACAGCCCCACCCTAGAGCAGTGGTTCGTCAGCATGAGCAGGAATCATGAGAGGGCTGCTAAGGCACAGACTGCTGTGTCCTATCCCCAGTTTCTGCTTCAGCAGctttgggtgggggggtggggcggggggggggggctctacaatttgcatttctttttttttttaagttttgattttttttttttttttttgaggtggggggcatagaaagagtggaggagagagagaatcccaagcaggctctctgctgtcagtgcagagctcaacgtggggctcgatcccacaaaccgtgagatcatgacccgagccaaaatcaagagccagacgcttaactgactgagccactcaggtgcccctccccaacgtGCATTTCTAACATGTGCCCAAGCGATGGGGTCCCAGCACCCCACTGTGAGAACCATCACTGCTAGTTGTTGGGAACCATGACTTCACAAGTCCCGAGGCCCAGACAGTATCCCAGCTCCACTGCGTCAGAATTGTGGAGGCAGGAGGGACACCCAGCATCGGCGTGTTTCTAGGCACCCCTGATATTCCCAGTGTGCAGCTGAGATGGAACCAGGACTTCAGCCGGGTTCCCACACTTCCCTGATGGCAAGAATCACCCAGTGGGCtcagcaaacacacacactaCCACGTCACTCCTGTCAAAGttcagattcagtaggtctggattAGGGTCCAGGTGCCCACATTTTTGTAATGAGCCCTCCAGGCGAGTCTTAACTTAGGTGATGTGGGAATACGGCTCGGGCCGACTCTGACCAGAAGAAGGGGGGCTCTGTCCATGTGGCAGAACCCCCTGCCAGGTGGGACGGGGTGTGGCAAACGCCAGCCTACTTCTGGGTCGCCCCCCATCACCAGGCTGCACGGTAGAAATGTCCCCGAGAGCCTTTGCGAAATGCTAATGCCTAaggcccaccccccccccaaatatcttAATGTAGTCAGACCAGCCAGCAGCCACCAGTATATTTCAAAATCTCCTCAAACGATTCTGGTAGCATCAGCCAGAGTTTGGAATCACTGCTCTAATGCAGCTGGAGAAAACAAAATCCGAACAACTGTTACACTGTCTACAACAGTCAGCTCTGTGTACAAGACACCAGAGACCAGGACCCTAACACAGAAAAACCATCAACTGGAAGGAAGCTTTGGCACACTCCCCTACTCTGATTAACCATGGGCTACACGGACAATGTTCCAGCTCCAAAACTGCTATTcgttttgtaaattataaaagtaacatgTAGCTGTTgttgaaaattcagaaaaatagaggaaagaacaaaaaacaaaaccaccatgGAATCTTTCCCCCCAGGGATAGTCATCTTGATATGTATCTTCCAGTCTTTGTGTGGGTGAAGATGTGGGTTCTCAAGTAGTCTTGGTTCTCTACAAGGGATCTGGTTTTCTGTGAACGTTTCCCTGCACTCACAGCGCAAACAGCAGCTGTCACTTGCGTGGCGGTTACTCTGTGCTCAGTCCATGCTTAATGCTTTCAGTACATTTGCGCACCCGCACCCCTCGGGAGATAGGAACTGATGTCATTCCCattgacagaggaggaaactgaggtacagaagtAATGTAACATTAACATGCACTTGGGCACTTAGCTGTGTCTGGCCCTGTGTGAcgaattatttcctttaaatcttATAAccactgttctctctcccttttacagacaaggaaaccgaggcacagagagctttTGACAGCTCTCTCAAGTGGTACAGCTTGTAAGTAACAGGgaaagattcaaacccaggaagtgTGACCCTCCATGAAGCCCATTCAGTTAGCCACTCCGTTTTACTTCTCCTAATGTAATGAAAAATTCCTCAAGTGCATAATTTTAACAGTTGAAGAGTACTGTGTCATATGCACATGACTCACTTAACCACTGCTGGGCATCTACGTAGATTATATTCTAAAcgctttgagaaacactgtcatTCACAAACACTGAGCGCGTCTCAGGTTACGTAGAATAAATCCTCAGAAAAGGAATTAGTGGGTTGGGGGCATTATGTTATCTGTATCGTCAGATCTGCTCTCGGTTCCAATTTACTCTCCCACCTGCAGCGCAGGGCACCAGTCTTGCTGATTTTTTCCATCTCTGGTTTTTCCAGTCAATTTGTTTCCTTATTATAGAAGTGAAAGTAACTCCTgattggttttaatttgcatttccttgattacttgtgaggttaccttttttttttccacgtgcTTAGGTGTCATTTGTGGTTCCAAAGGACTTCTACAACACAGCCCACTTTGCAGCCGGCAGGTGGTAGAGAGAGGACGGTGTGAACAGGGAGGAGTCCGGGCGACAGCAGGGGAAGGCCTTGGAGGGGACAACGGTGGGGACTGGCTGAAGGGGGACCACTCCCAACACACAGGAGGAGGCTGCCGCTCTGCGGGAGCCAGGATGGTAAATACGGATGGATGGTAAATGCATAGTAAACATCCATCATTACGATCACAGGCATACCTCGCTTTATCGTGCTTCACAGAtactacgttttttttttttgtttttttttgttttttttttttttacaaattgagcATTCAAGCCTTGAATGGAGGAAGTCCCTGCAGATGGTCTGGAAACAACAGGAGAACTGGAATTacaagtggagcctgaagatggggcTGAATTGCTGCCACCTTGTGATCAAAGCTCAATGGATGAGAAGTTGCTTCCTATGGATGAGTAGAGAAAGTGGTTTCCTGAGATGGggtctactcctggtgaagactgttgaaatgacagcaaAACATGGAGAATATGCCATAAACTCAGCTGATAAGGCAGAGGCAGGGTCTGGGCAGATTCAGTCCAATAGTGAAAGAAGTTCCACTGTGGGTCGAGTGCTATCAAACAGTATCGCATCTTACAGACCAATTGCGAAAGAAAGAGTCAATAATGtggcaaacttcactgttgtcttatttctAGAAACTACAGCCACCCCTGCCTTCAGCAGCCAGCGCcttgatcagtcagcagccatcaaccttgaggcaagaccctccaccagcaaaaggacgattcactgaaagctcagatgatagcATTTTCACcaatattttaatgctttattttattttttgtaagtaatctctacacccaacatgaggctcgagctcacaaccctgagataaaaAGTTAcatgttctggggtgcctgggtggctcagtcggttggacgtctgactttggctcaggtcacggtctcgtggttcatgagttcgagccccatgttgggatctgtgctgacagctcagagcctggagcctgcttcggattctgtgtctccatatatctctgcccctcctcccttgcactctttctctctctctcagaaataaacattaaaaaaaaattttttttaagttgtatgttctactgacagagccagccaggcaccccaattcagcaatatgttttttcacttttttttaattgtggagagagagcatgagtggggtagagggggaaagagagagaatcttaagtggattccatgctcagcacagagcctgacacggggctcagtcccacgaccgtGGGaacttgacctgagcccaaatcaaaacttggacgctcaaccaactgatccacccaggcgcccctagtaatattttaaattaaggtacAGACTCTGCTTTTTCAAATGTAACActgttgcacacttaatagactacagtatggTGTACACACATTGCTTTAATATGcatcagaaaaccaaaaaattcataaCCCAACCCAAAATATCTCCAAGGCATGCCATCATTATTAACAGTAGTAGCAGTAGTGTCTTGGAATGACTTCCTTGCCTCAGTAAGTGAGGGTTGCTCTTCAagtcctgcccccactcccactcccagaTAACTTTTTAAGCAGCCACTGAATGAAAGGGttgaaaaagtagaaaagatttCAGATCAATTTGAGGTAAAGCATTTGCCACTGAGCAGCCTAAGTGCTTCTGCGTTTACTTCTTACACGTAGTGACAGCTGTGTTAACCCTGGGCGTGGCTGAAGGTCAACGTCTTGGCGGCTTTCGTCGTTATCAAAATCACGTTTTGAGCACTCAGGCTTTGAATGCGTAACAGAACACCTCTCGGGTTGGGTTCCATAAGGATGGTTCCCG
It encodes the following:
- the JCAD gene encoding junctional cadherin 5-associated protein isoform X2, encoding MLRWSSQPQTAHDHASWRRKGQEVGGLLGPRAREDPEVRGMAQAHSLPAHTREGPWEVGGRTENVMKKAVWEEEPRMAGPAKWQNISLESWNQPRKLGRQMSDGDGERLFQDLYPFVRGEHVLNSQGKGKSQSLPRVLSPEGLTCVEIPIPLNDGHFQGVPKMPFYPPNCAPNVESKRNPEKGGSSVPFPRPKFGRPLKPPPYDSHQHSRAGVEASDSLDSQQADLCVSLLTKPSGPRLEPCAPDSSLEPPVYVPPPSYRSPPQHIANPYVEDTVPGPVCGPRQQQHPLEPAGPPGTGNEYGASPHSPRGVPQQPPPTTAYDGSVLYIPFDDPRIRHFKLARPRGFCQETTANEKSYNSSPSTALAPAHGNGQRDGAVWGPQSVRTSPGGVSGPATADPSPWWLWDQLPRDAENGAPDQRAHGAVGGQWPALDGGQGGHTEGLASPPSPQGESTCETRTKLKKFETGIRTKKSSKKKMNETVFCLVSFPVKSESHLPDIDTNNNDLKQGTDKRNGLDKSAALQEQSLLSMSSTDLELQALTGSMVGRTEFQKQDLGEPEEGKQTNDLRFIHPAQHRELKYSGSWPGHQYRDQQTQTAFAEESRSALPLPGQKPGGSPKAVLTPKYSDPLVSEAHAPTELAPGDRNQRPSAHHLKGQMSLSPSSNSAFSRTSSCVSQAPVSKAGPSQACAEGRGRRASPVPRGDVVKGETTGPCNSKQLFGQFLLKPVSRRPWDLISQLESFNKELQEEEESSPSGSDSSSEDSDTEWQPEGRAEATGKHWGCGGDGQAWRVEEPGARPGRAKSKSESWSEGQKPGWPGARAQCPGPAEVEGGRGAAVVAHGGPIADEGNQEVERALNTEPAVSPGPVKRAASSRSGDTKPVPSLDPASLRQPPGSQALPRVPISAELSPATPRKAGGEEGRSPPVPLALASKPRGLSAPDLRSVGLTRAQQQSAGKSDASSGEASAIEIPPNESLQARAARILGIEVAVESLLPGTRRTGQDQHPEPDGGGRGPEAPREEPGSGSQLDDPAASPDAFYGRRKCGWTQSPLFVGERDSARRAAPAAEPSGADGTVPSKASSPEPQYSPQESRSFNPKDMGTKPPFKSTLFHFIERTPNMPGSEKRLRSTSKVIESLQEKLASPPRRADPGRLMRMKEVSSVSRMRLLTSRSTDSTEEAEEPKAERDPGMQPGGPVSLNARDLARKAGLPLVVSKGALPPEEDGRPTAHGEKKTIHQDFWCPDSYDPSRVERV
- the JCAD gene encoding junctional cadherin 5-associated protein isoform X1 translates to MYSVEDLLISHGYKLSRGIPAPHDGDREGRRHARPRARAGQGLLNGCEDGPAGPPPSKPSPGKGHVSASEDSHHLRRALGEPQSASASRAREAGFYHQPMLRWSSQPQTAHDHASWRRKGQEVGGLLGPRAREDPEVRGMAQAHSLPAHTREGPWEVGGRTENVMKKAVWEEEPRMAGPAKWQNISLESWNQPRKLGRQMSDGDGERLFQDLYPFVRGEHVLNSQGKGKSQSLPRVLSPEGLTCVEIPIPLNDGHFQGVPKMPFYPPNCAPNVESKRNPEKGGSSVPFPRPKFGRPLKPPPYDSHQHSRAGVEASDSLDSQQADLCVSLLTKPSGPRLEPCAPDSSLEPPVYVPPPSYRSPPQHIANPYVEDTVPGPVCGPRQQQHPLEPAGPPGTGNEYGASPHSPRGVPQQPPPTTAYDGSVLYIPFDDPRIRHFKLARPRGFCQETTANEKSYNSSPSTALAPAHGNGQRDGAVWGPQSVRTSPGGVSGPATADPSPWWLWDQLPRDAENGAPDQRAHGAVGGQWPALDGGQGGHTEGLASPPSPQGESTCETRTKLKKFETGIRTKKSSKKKMNETVFCLVSFPVKSESHLPDIDTNNNDLKQGTDKRNGLDKSAALQEQSLLSMSSTDLELQALTGSMVGRTEFQKQDLGEPEEGKQTNDLRFIHPAQHRELKYSGSWPGHQYRDQQTQTAFAEESRSALPLPGQKPGGSPKAVLTPKYSDPLVSEAHAPTELAPGDRNQRPSAHHLKGQMSLSPSSNSAFSRTSSCVSQAPVSKAGPSQACAEGRGRRASPVPRGDVVKGETTGPCNSKQLFGQFLLKPVSRRPWDLISQLESFNKELQEEEESSPSGSDSSSEDSDTEWQPEGRAEATGKHWGCGGDGQAWRVEEPGARPGRAKSKSESWSEGQKPGWPGARAQCPGPAEVEGGRGAAVVAHGGPIADEGNQEVERALNTEPAVSPGPVKRAASSRSGDTKPVPSLDPASLRQPPGSQALPRVPISAELSPATPRKAGGEEGRSPPVPLALASKPRGLSAPDLRSVGLTRAQQQSAGKSDASSGEASAIEIPPNESLQARAARILGIEVAVESLLPGTRRTGQDQHPEPDGGGRGPEAPREEPGSGSQLDDPAASPDAFYGRRKCGWTQSPLFVGERDSARRAAPAAEPSGADGTVPSKASSPEPQYSPQESRSFNPKDMGTKPPFKSTLFHFIERTPNMPGSEKRLRSTSKVIESLQEKLASPPRRADPGRLMRMKEVSSVSRMRLLTSRSTDSTEEAEEPKAERDPGMQPGGPVSLNARDLARKAGLPLVVSKGALPPEEDGRPTAHGEKKTIHQDFWCPDSYDPSRVERV